In Aegilops tauschii subsp. strangulata cultivar AL8/78 chromosome 3, Aet v6.0, whole genome shotgun sequence, one genomic interval encodes:
- the LOC109768872 gene encoding premnaspirodiene oxygenase, which translates to MDELYVQALVLAAVAVALLQLLKAALNPMRERAPPGPWKLPVIGSMHHLVNVLPHRKLRDLADAHGPLMMLQLGQTPLVVASSKETARLVLKTHDSNFATRPKLLAGEIVGYEWADILFSPSGDYWRKLRHLCTTEILSPKRVRSFRHIREDEVSMRVDQIRQAGPSAPVNLSVMFHNVTNSIVARAAFGKKRKNAAEFQAAIKSGVGLASGFNIPDLFPTWTTVLAKLTGMKRRLQDIHKTVDAILQEIIDERKAARIEKIMAGAENVDENLVDVLIGLQEKGGFGFHLDNSRMKAIILDMFGGGTGTSASAMEWGMSELMRNPRVMKKLQGQIREAFKGKAVVTEDDLQESNLQYLKMVIKEALRLHPPAPLLVPRESIDQCELEGYTVPAKSRVIINAWAIGRDPKYWEAPEEFRPERFEDSTVDFTGSSYEFLPFGAGRRMCPGFNYGLASMELALVGLLYHFDWSLPDGVAEVDMEEAPGLGVRRLTPLMLLATPFVPAAVA; encoded by the exons ATGGACGAGCTTTACGTCCAGGCGCTGGTGCTGGCGGCGGTGGCTGTGGCGCTCCTGCAGCTGCTGAAAGCGGCCCTGAACCCGATGAGGGAGAGGGCGCCGCCAGGGCCGTGGAAGCTGCCGGTGATCGGCAGCATGCACCACCTGGTGAACGTTCTACCGCACCGCAAGCTGCGGGACCTGGCCGACGCGCACGGCCCGCTGATGATGCTGCAGCTTGGGCAGACGCCGCTGGTGGTGGCTTCGTCCAAGGAGACGGCACGGCTGGTGCTCAAGACTCACGACAGCAACTTCGCCACGCGGCCCAAGCTCCTCGCCGGCGAGATCGTCGGCTACGAGTGGGCCGACATCCTCTTCTCCCCATCCGGCGACTACTGGCGCAAGCTCCGCCATCTCTGCACCACCGAGATTCTCAGCCCCAAGCGCGTGCGCTCCTTCCGCCACATAAGGGAGGACGAG GTGAGTATGCGAGTGGACCAGATACGCCAGGCGGGGCCGTCGGCGCCGGTGAACCTGAGCGTGATGTTTCACAATGTGACCAACAGCATCGTTGCGCGGGCGGCGTTCGGGAAGAAGCGGAAGAACGCGGCGGAGTTCCAGGCGGCCATCAAGTCCGGTGTGGGCCTGGCGAGCGGCTTCAACATCCCCGACCTCTTCCCGACGTGGACCACTGTGCTGGCCAAGCTCACCGGCATGAAGCGCAGACTCCAGGACATCCACAAGACGGTGGACGCCATCCTGCAGGAGATCATCGACGAGAGGAAGGCCGCCCGAATCGAGAAGATCATGGCCGGCGCCGAGAACGTGGACGAGAACCTCGTGGACGTGCTTATCGGCCTGCAGGAGAAAGGCGGCTTCGGGTTCCACCTGGACAACAGCAGGATGAAGGCCATCATCCTGGACATGTTCGGGGGCGGGACGGGAACATCGGCGTCGGCGATGGAGTGGGGGATGTCGGAGCTGATGCGGAACCCGCGCGTGATGAAGAAGCTGCAGGGCCAAATCCGGGAGGCGTTCAAGGGAAAGGCGGTGGTGACTGAGGACGACCTGCAGGAGAGCAACCTGCAGTACCTGAAGATGGTGATCAAGGAGGCGCTCCGGCTGCACCCGCCggcgccgctgctggtgccccgggAGAGCATCGACCAATGCGAGCTGGAAGGGTACACGGTGCCGGCCAAGTCGCGCGTGATCATCAACGCGTGGGCCATCGGGCGCGACCCCAAGTACTGGGAAGCACCCGAGGAGTTCCGGCCGGAGCGGTTCGAGGACAGCACGGTGGACTTCACCGGCAGCAGCTACGAGTTCCTCCCGTTCGGCGCCGGCCGCAGGATGTGCCCCGGCTTCAACTACGGGCTGGCCAGCATGGAGCTCGCCCTCGTTGGTCTGCTCTACCATTTCGACTGGTCGCTGCCGGATGGCGTGGCCGAGGTCGACATGGAGGAGGCCCCGGGCCTCGGCGTGCGCCGCCTCACGCCGCTGATGCTCCTCGCCACACCCTTCGTCCCGGCCGCGGTGGCGTAG